Below is a genomic region from Grus americana isolate bGruAme1 chromosome 26, bGruAme1.mat, whole genome shotgun sequence.
GTACAGCTCCTACACAGTGGCTTCCCCTGACACCAGGCAAACCACTTTGGAACAGCTGTTCCAGATGTTTAGATGCCTAAAGATGAAAAACAGTGCTTTACCAGATTTTTCAAACCATCCCAGAGCCTTACACTTTCAATCCTGCTAGCTAGTTTACTCCTCTCTAAAACAGGTTCTTGCCTCAAAGGTACCATATGGACTTAAGTTTAACGGATAAAAAGGTGCTTGTGTACTGTAACAGAAGCATAGTGTTCTTGATCTTGTAACTTACGTTGAGTCTCTGCAAGCTGGTAGAGAGGCAGACCTGTGCAGAGCTGTTCAATGGGTCTACCATAGAGAAGCCAGTCTTTGAAACTCCCAAGCATGGAATGGCCAGATCGAAACTGTACCCACACAATATTTGGAGAGTATACTTTCTCCATAGTCTAAGAAGAGAATGTTAGACATCATCAATAATGTAGCTTTGGTTTCATTCTACTAGGACATCCTTTGAGAAAATCCCAAAAATCTAAAGTCACCTTACTTTGCCTCACACAAAACGTTAGCTAAAGAAGAtacatgcttttaaagaaaataaatattttcaatctATTCAGAAACAAAGTTCACTAGATACTAGTTCTGTCAACATAGCAAAATTGAGCTGCATTACTATCATAATAAGCTATATTAATTGGCAGTAAATTTTGCTGTAAGTGCACTACTGTTAGGCTGTCAAATCAGGCCAGAACTCAAGTTCATCTACAGGCAATACTTCCAGTCACCTTCACAAAATCTTTGCCTGAATAGAAAAGTCAAAGCCTGGtcaaagtaaattaatttctaaattctGTTCTGCAAACAAAATTATGTCAAGTTATGTTTAACTCAAAATATCAACATGACaacaaagagagggaaaaccTGTCTGAACTCATATTGCAATCACCTCAAAATAGTCAAATTACACTAATTCCAAGGATACGGAATATCACAGTTCTAGTCACAATGACAATCCACTATAAAACTGCAAGGTGTGGGGGTCATGATAGCTCATTATCTTAAAACAATGTTTTACATGGTATTCCCTTGAAGCTCTATCTTGTCAGATCTGCTTCATCATCACTGCTAATGCAGTAAGAGACACCCCTAAGAACAGCTGTTCTTAAAGGCAGAACAGAGGGCTCCCATCACACCCATGCAACTCTCATACAATAGCCTTTCTTGTATACAGTATGGGTTTTGCTACAAAGTCACCTTTCTCTCAAAAGCCAGGCGTCCAATTTCTTGCAGCTCTGGGATGtattccttatttattttcatgataaAGCAGGCATTTCGTGAAAATAACCTTGTTGCAATATACccctgtgattaaaaaaatatagttaatTTAATTAATACCACTAATATTAGTTGATTCCTCCTACTCTTTAGGACAATCCAGAAGAAACACAAAGTGGCTACGCAGGCTACTATTGTGGAATGACTCTGCATTTACATTGTCACCTTTGAGGAATGGAATCAGCCTCCCCACACTAATGTCTGTCTGTAAGACTGGAATTATCTTTTCCAACAGACTTCTGCTGTGCTTGCTACACAGGAGTGATGGCAGCCCATCCTCAACTCTGACCTTGTTGAGGTCAATGACATTCTTCTCACTTTCGTGAACCACCACCACAGGTTTCATTACAAGTCTTTTAAACTGCACCATCATATGAGTGAAACAAAGAGATGGCCGAAGAGGTGGAAAGGCGATGGACTCTTCAAAGAAACAGTGTTTCAGGACAGCTTATGGTACAAATACTCTAAAATCATTTCTGAGCTTAAAAACTTCCTCAGAGATTAAGTCTAGGCAGATTCTTAGATTTACTTACATGCGAGTAGTCAAAAATGGTATCAGAGGAATACACGCCAGAACGGACATGAACTTCAACAATGTGTTTCTCATTGTGAATAGTCATAGTTCCAGTGACGTAGGCATTGCCAGGTTCTTGCAGGACAAAAGTCTTTGgtaaaaaaaacattaaattattGTTCATCATCTGGCTTGCACCTTTAAAAGGTGCAATATGAACAAATGCTTTCTCTCAAATAAGCAAGCACAATTGCTTTATGTAAATACTAAATTCCTTAACAACTCCTAGCAGTCTCAGGAGGCCCTTGAGGTGGAGATTAATTATGCAAGAGTGAGTCAGGCTGAGAAAGGAGGAGACAGGCCCTCACTGCAGGCTAAGGAAAAACAGCGTGGGGCATCCCAGTCATTTTGTGTGGCAGCAGGGACTGGCAGAAGACTGCTACAGTCTCCAAATTCCAGCTTGAGCTAAGGGGACCTGTGCCCCACAAATGTCTTGTTATTGTGCACCTGCGCAGAACTGCCTCTGACTTATATGATTGTCACCTTTGCCAAATGCTACTTATGCTTCGGAATAAGCATCTTGTTagtttcttctgtgcttttcttcctaTTATATTTGCCCCCCTGCCCAGGAatctaatgcattttaaatgagtACCTGAACAAGAAGTCTTATCAGTCTACTTACATCCAATGCAGAAGTCTGAGTCCAAAAGACTCCCAGCAAAACAAGAACCGCAGCCTGTAAAAGGAATAAGCATTCTCACCTAACAGAAACACCAGGCAGTGCCataaaaaatcccaaagagTTCATTAACTGAGGGAAGCAGCTGTAGCGTGTTTGAAAAATTATCCACTTAACACATCTCAGTTGAAAACAACTACAATTCCTcattgtaaaattcttgctattAGGCTCTATTTTGCCTGTAACTGAAAAAGCAGGATGATAACCATTAGATTTTTTGTACTTTTCAAAAGTCCCTCCTTGATGCCATGTTAATTACAGTTGTAGAGGCAAATGAAGAATTATTAAAGCATGACTAAATGCCCCTTCTGAATTGTAATCAAGTTCTGCACTCTTTGCTCAAATGATGCTTCCACTGACTCCAAGAGGATTACCGCACACCCAAGAAATGCAAGTTTCCCACTGAACAACCCAAAGAAACAATACACAGATCATATTAGTCCCAGTACTGTACCACTTGAGCATCTTCTTGTCTacccttttgtttttaaaaataaggagcTTTTTATAATGCAAGTTCAACAAAAATGGATATACTCACAAATCcgttcatttttctttcagataagaACAAGAGGCTGCAGAAAGTAAGAATGCAACAAAATCCCAGAGACCTTTAACTTTTATATCTTGCTGGAGGTGTGGGAAACACTTGACAGAACTTTTCTTCATGACTCGAACAAGTCCATATCTACGTGCCACACTGTGGTAAGCCTCATATCTGAATTTTGGGTTGGCACAGATAACCTGACCCCGATATGTTAAAAGCACTCAGTAAGTCAGCTTTTATAAAATCAATAACTCTACAAATGACTATTATTTACTGGTTTAAACTTTAGAGGAGTTCCCACTCTTGCttgttccattttttaaatatttaacaggaTATTGTTCAGAATTAAATGACATCAGGAATAACTCTACTATTCATTCATACGAACTGCATTTTGTCTTCCGAAATATAATTCCTAACAGCCTGATAATCTGCAGACAAATCCTGGAAAGAAATACCTATGTCATGGTGGCCTATGTGCCAGACACCAAACAGACCAATTCTTCCATCTAATATACACATGAACTCTTAACAAGAAGTGCTGCTCATTTTTGATTGGTTACCATAATGTATTAACCCATGCATTGAAATTAGTGACATAATTAGGAATAACAACTGTGCTTCACAAGACAATCTGGGTAACTCCTAGCCTCCTCGGCACTCAAAGGAGTGTCATGAAACTTCAGAGGATGTGTGTTCACACAAGGTCACAAAACAAAAGGAGTAGGATGGGCATTCCTCCTTTAACGCTccctctgttttctgtattttatgaaaGTGTCAATGAATGCATGATATTGCCATGAAAAGTATTCTACTACAACTACGACCTCACCTGGACTCCTCCTCATCTGTGACTCCACGTCAGTCAGTGCCAGAACCTTGACGTATCACGCTCTACTTTCTACTAGAAAGTCATAATTGAGGCCTATTCCCTTCTAATAAAACAAGAACTCAACCTAACAGCCAACACATTTCTGTAATCTCAGTCATCGGAAAAAAGGTGAAAGAGATTGAATGGAAATCTCTGTCAGCAAACAGGCctcaatgaaaaaaaaggaaattgcacGCATTTGCTTTATTCCACCTAACTCCGAATGGAAAATGTTATCTCAAGCGTAACAAAGCTGTGCTGCTAAGCAATATCTCAGAATACATATAAACAGATATCAAATTGTGACAAGCACAGTTAGATTAGACtaattagattagattagattgATGTTATCCTCCTCTTGAAAGCTCACTCTGTCCCTTCTTCTCAAAAGATTCTTTGTTTCTAAGATTACAGATATGTCAGAAATACTCAGAGTAGATTTCAGCAGTCAAATAAGCCTTTCATAGCAGGAATCTAACAGGGTTCAGGCACCACAAGctaaaacaaaaagctttagtaagttttaaatgcttttaaactaaAGCTTGAATTAACTTTCCATTAGTCATTATGCCTTCATATACTcgtttcttttgaaaaacaccCAAGCAGCACGAGCTTCTGCTTTCTTAAGCATCAATAAGCTTAGGCCCAGGTAAGAGCAGAACATGTGAAATCAACAGTTTAGTGAAGGAGAATTACAACAATAGCCACGATCTCATGATTTTCACCTTACATAGAACTGACTGAGTTTTACTGATCTGAACAGACAAGgccaaaaattaatttctaaaaagcaTTTGACTAATTAACATTATTGCAAGAGAGAACACACTCCTAGTTCTCTCAGGCTAAGCCTAGATATACCTCCAAAAGGAAAGCCTTGCTTTTTAGAGACTTCCCCCCCACAGTGAATCCACACATCTCCCAGTAATACATCCAAAATTAGCACACCTGCACCCAGAGGCAAGACCATCCATGACTACGCCCAGAGTCCTTCAAGTGCCCTTCTATGTGAAGCAATTTAAGTAAGAGCTGCTTAAGAAGGGCTATAGCCCACTCTAATTTCCACACACACAACTTTCACTTTCCCCAATCCTCAGGCAGAGTGAGGTTTAGCATAAGAAGCCATGACTCAAACCCCTCAGTGAACTTGTAACTTCACAATGACGCCCACATTCTCAAAGTAGTTTTCTACCTTTGTATACTTTTGATCCAAGCGAAGACTATCAGACTTTTCCCCtaataaaatcactttttcctcaACTGTTACACTTGGAGTTGGTCATATCAGGGAAGCCAGCAGAAAACGGAATTTAAGTAATGTTCAGAACAAGTAATAGGTTGTTACAACATAGCAATGTTTATTGTCACAGGaaaatttctgttattttaataaggcaaaatattttcaaatacattctAATTTACCCTGATGAAACATGATTAAGCTACAGAATTACTCTTAATCTACATAAGTAAAACTGCCAGAAGAATTTGACCCATTATTTGGCACTGTCATGCACTAAAAATCATTTAAGCACTTGAGAACCTTGAACATCAAATGAGTAGAATAATTGTACAATTTCAGTTCAAGGCTGATTACCAAACAGGAATTTCAACACATAAGGGAGATGGATTCAATCAACTTAAGGTGAGATTATACTATCATAATAAACTCCCCTGGTGactcatgggtttttttccccaggtacttttcataaatatttactttatcaGGGAGTGAGCAGGTAGTGGGACAAAAGTAAAGAATGAAGCAACACCtcaaaaaatcaacaaaattcTCTGTGCTTCCATTTGCATTCAGCTGGGTATGCCACACACTTAGATTAAGATGAGGTGACACAGTTTGTCTAGAACAATCTATGTGGCACAAGGTCAAGCAGAATTAATCACATTCTGTagttaaataataaatcaagCTTCAAGGATGAATCCAGAAAGAGTTTCAGCAGTTTTATTCTTGCTAGCCAGTAAGGCC
It encodes:
- the GKN2 gene encoding gastrokine-2 isoform X2, which translates into the protein MAAVLVLLGVFWTQTSALDTFVLQEPGNAYVTGTMTIHNEKHIVEVHVRSGVYSSDTIFDYSHGYIATRLFSRNACFIMKINKEYIPELQEIGRLAFERKTMEKVYSPNIVWVQFRSGHSMLGSFKDWLLYGRPIEQLCTGLPLYQLAETQPLMNLRHCSNAGIPSILGIKICENHS
- the GKN2 gene encoding gastrokine-2 isoform X1, whose amino-acid sequence is MNGFAAVLVLLGVFWTQTSALDTFVLQEPGNAYVTGTMTIHNEKHIVEVHVRSGVYSSDTIFDYSHGYIATRLFSRNACFIMKINKEYIPELQEIGRLAFERKTMEKVYSPNIVWVQFRSGHSMLGSFKDWLLYGRPIEQLCTGLPLYQLAETQPLMNLRHCSNAGIPSILGIKICENHS